Proteins encoded in a region of the Quercus lobata isolate SW786 chromosome 8, ValleyOak3.0 Primary Assembly, whole genome shotgun sequence genome:
- the LOC115958461 gene encoding calcium/calmodulin-regulated receptor-like kinase 1: protein MKGESSGLIIGISIGVVIGVVLAIFALFCFRYHRKRSQIGNSSSRRAAAIPIRTNGADSCTILSDSTIGPESPVKSGRNGRSLWLEGFRRSNVVSASGILEYPYKDLQKATRNFTTLIGQGAFGPVYRAQMSSGETVAVKVLATDSKQGEKEFQTEVMLLGRLHHRNLVNLVGYCAEKGQHMLLYVYMNKGSLASHLYSEEHEALNWDLRVHISLDIARGLEYLHDGAVPPVIHRDIKSSNILLDQSMRARVADFGLSREEMVDKHAVNVRGTFGYLDPEYISTKAFTKKSDVYSFGVLLFELIAGRNPQQGLMEYVELAAMNIEGKVGWEEIVDSHLEGKFDVQELNEVATLAYKCINRVPRKRPSMRDVVQVLSRIIKLRHNRKHHKNSLSATADEVSIDVDQLETRSPISEHRREESMDSTVDTYEL from the exons ATGAAAGGGGAGTCATCGGGGTTGATTATTGGGATTTCCATAGGCGTGGTGATTGGAGTGGTTTTGGCTATTTTTGCACTGTTTTGTTTTAGGTACCATAGGAAGCGCTCGCAGATAGGGAATAGCAGTTCGAGGAGAGCAGCAGCTATCCCTATCCGTACAAATGGTGCTGATTCTTGTACTATATTATCTGACTCAACCATTGGTCCGGAATCTCCTGTGAAGTCTGGACGTAATGGCAGGTCCTTATGGCTTGAGGGATTCAGGAGGAGCAATGTGGTCTCGGCATCTGGAATACTTGAGTATCCTTACAA GGATCTGCAGAAAGCAACCCGCAATTTCACAACTTTAATAGGACAAGGTGCATTTGGTCCTGTTTACAGAGCTCAGATGTCAAGTGGTGAGACAGTTGCTGTTAAAGTGCTTGCAACTGATTCTAAACAAGGGGAGAAAGAGTTCCAGACAGAG GTTATGTTATTGGGAAGGTTGCATCACCGGAATCTTGTGAATTTGGTTGGATATTGTGCAGAAAAAGGCCAGCATATGCTTTTATACGTCTATATGAATAAAGGCAGCTTGGCTTCTCATTTGTACA GTGAAGAACATGAAGCATTGAACTGGGATTTAAGAGTTCATATATCTTTAGATATTGCAAGAGGTTTGGAGTATCTTCATGATGGG GCAGTTCCTCCTGTAATACACCGTGATATTAAATCTTCCAATATTCTATTGGATCAGTCCATGAGAGCCAGG GTTGCTGATTTTGGGCTTTCAAGAGAAGAGATGGTGGACAAACACGCAGTTAATGTACGGGGTACTTTTGGGTATCTTGATCCTGAGTATATATCCACAAAGGCTTTCACTAAGAAAAGTGATGTTTACAGTTTTGGAGTGTTGCTCTTTGAACTTATTGCTGGCAGAAATCCTCAACAGGGTCTCATGGAATATGTTGAGCtt GCAGCAATGAATATTGAGGGAAAAGTTGGATGGGAGGAAATTGTGGATTCCCACCTGGAAGGGAAATTTGATGTGCAAGAACTCAACGAAGTGGCAACTCTTGCATACAAATGCATCAACCGAGTCCCAAGAAAACGACCTTCCATGAGGGATGTTGTGCAAGTGCTGTCGAGGATCATTAAGTTGAGACACAATAGGAAACATCACAAAAATTCCTTATCTGCCACAGCAGATGAAGTCTCCATTGATGTTGACCAACTAGAAACCAGGTCTCCAATCTCTGAACACCGAAGAGAGGAATCCATGGATAGCACAGTTGACACCTATGAACTATAG